ACAACTCGTGATCGCAGTCGCCATCTGGACTTGAATGGTACTCACACTCcaggacgagcttgtcaaaGTCCTCAATTACCTCGACACCGGTGAGAGTGCCCTCTGGCCACTCCTTGCGGGCACCAGTGCCGCCGGTTCCGGGCGGGTACTTGTCGGCGATGCGCCAGAGCGGCTTGTTAAAGTACTTGTGGACGTCGAGAGGGGGCTGGGGCATGATGAACTAGTGATGTGAGGGGAAAGAGAAGTTAGGATAGAacgaggagatgaggaagaaCGTGGAAGGAAGATGTATATTCTAAGAGTagtgggtggggtgggttATCCGGGATCCGGATGGATGGGGGGGtcgggggtgggggggggagTGAGCAAAGCGGGGTGGGTTAGGCCGGTGTGTCCAACGCGCTGAGTGGACAGTGCAGCCTCAGGACGTGGCTCGTGGCTCATCGGTTCTACTCGCAAGCTGGTAGGTCAACTGTGTAATCAACCTCTCTTCTTCAACCACCCGCCCTAGCACCCCTGTGCGTTCTGGTTGGCCTAATTTGACCGCGGTTCATCAAATCGTCCCTGGTGAAGCGACCACTCGGCATCGCGCTTTCCTGACCTGCTGACCTATGACCTAGGTTTGACATCGCAAAGCTCAAGTTGGGCGCTGATTGTGGTTGTCTTTGAAAGGGGCAACTGTCGATCTTCCCATCCACTCGGCAAAATCCAGTTGGGCCCCCACCCCCACACTTTGTCCCTTAGCTATTGATCGCTCCTTCCCTCAACTCCCTTCTCCCATCGCCCACCAACGTCATCCAAATCATCCTTACAGCCACTCTCTCCTAAATTCCTAAAGCCCCGACCAATCCCGACTATTGATCTTTTGTCATACTTCCTCACTTCTTACCTCGGAACTCCCCGGACCTCCATCGGGACATCTCgcatcaccttccttcacCAACACCAAGCAGTTACTCCCCCTGCCGCCGGCAATGATCGCCATTATCGCGATCAACATTAGGGCGGAGTGCCGCCGGCGTTGACGGACACCCCGCATTCCATTGCACGGCCCGTTCCGCCAAGAGTGCTCGGACATGACAGGAAGCAAAGGGCGAGACTGTTGACGTCGATGGCGCGATGGCGCGATTGCGGACGGGCGTTGCGGTGGGTGGCGGACCGGCCGGCGCCACAATCGCGACTCACTCCGGAGCTTAGACAATAGTGTACGCGCTCGCGGGCGTGGGAGAGCTGTGCGTGTGGGAGAGGGAGTTTGAGGGACGATTGAGGGACGATTGAGGGCTCGTTGGCTTGTGGCTCTTACCTGGGTACAGGCGGCTAGGAGGCTGTAACGAAGATAAGATGGGACAAAGCAAGAGCCACATGAGAGGGTATTTGCAAAACAAGATGTGTGCCGTGGAGTGCGACCACGCTGTGTTCTGTAATGAGTCAGGTTCAGAAGACCAGCAGTAGTAAATGGATACAGTATCTAATAAATACCACACGAGAATGTAACCCCGGGAGATAAGACAACTCAGGCCACTTGACGTCTGCGCATCAATAGCATGTCATCACAGGATCATCCTATCCTAAGGACAAGACCCCGACCTAATACCACACGCATTGCCGATATCGGGCCAGGCCCGCCCTATGCACATGCTTACACAAATACTGTATACAACGTCTAAAAGCCCATGTCGGCGTAGTTGCTCCCCACGCCACGCACCTGCCCAATGTCATCGGTGATCTCGAACTCGCCGCGCGACTTGAGCGGCTCGGTGGGTCCGCGCTTGTCCTTGTTCTCGATCTTGTCCATTCTCTGAGGTGAGTGTGTATCGATCTTCGTAAACTGACCTTCTGGAGTAGCTTGCGGTTCAGGAGCATGGCCCGGTTAGAGTATAGGAGGTCGTTGTTGACGCTCTGGGCGAGTAGGTTGGCATGCATGAGCTGGACCATCTGCTGCTGCGAGGCGTAgtcgtcatcatccacAAACGTTACAATCTCAGGCGTGCCGTCGATCGTTGCGCGGATCTCGCCGCGGAAAACCTGCAGGTTAGCAACTGGGATCGTGTATTAGCGCACCATGTCCTGAATGGCGGCCTTCACGGCCTCTGTGGGCGCATGTATtttgttgacgaggtccGCGAGCGAGAGGCGCGAGTACGTCTTACGGAGATCTAGGATCCGGCGCTTGGGAATCGAGCCCATAATCTGTGAGACGAGTCCGCCATTGCAGTCCTGCATGTCAGTTCACTGGGCATGCTGGAGAGCTCACTCTCGCAAACGTGGCGACAGCGTTGTCGTTCGAGACGGTATCAGTCACTTGATCCCATAGGCGTTTCTCAAACGCCATAGAGAGCTTTCTGTATGGGTCCATGCCCTTCTCGATAGAGCGGTTCATCGTCTGGGAGACGTCCCTGGAGAACGAGGCCTGGCGACCAGTACTGAGGAGCTCGCAAAGGATTGCGCGCTTCGCGCACGCGATGCGGATCGCAGATGGAGTCTCCCCGGGGATTGAGGCGCCGAAGATCAAGAGCTCGGAAGCGCGCGCGAAGTCGCCAGATGCAGCCGCGATGGTTCCTGCGTGGTGGTAGTAAGTcagcacgtcgaggacgttggTGTACGCCGCGACGTTGGAGTAGTGAATGGAGAGTGTCTGGTAACCGACGTCAATGGCGCGGAGTGAGAGGCACGTCTGTCGTCAGCGATTAGAATCGACTCTACTCACCTCGAGGAAGGCACCATGCACACCGTTGAACTGCGAGTGGTTGGACGAGAGACGAAGAAGGTGCTGCAGGGGACCAATGACACGCGCGGTCTACAGTCAGCAAGGTATTAGTCGTTCCGTACCTCCTTCGCCTTCTGGGCTGCGCGAAGCACCGCCCACGCGAACTGGGTaactgctgtcagcgggGTCAGCTCAGAGCGAGTGGACTCACCACGCGTGGGAGCACGCGCGAACTGTTCCGGATTGCCGCCGACACACACACgaagcgcgaggtcgaggtttTCGCCTGCACCACGCGCGTGATGAGTCAGACGCTCAGTACTGTGGTCAGTGGCACCGGGGAAGGTAAGGACCAACAGAATGTACACGAGaccgagggtgagggcaGGGATCTGCGCATCAGGAATGCGTGTCAGGTCTATGCCATCAAGACGGAGGAGACCGCGGGGAGCCTCCGAAGGACCATCTGTCGGAGGCGCGAGGATGTTCAGGAGCGTGGCGAGCTCTGCGAGGAGCTGGGGCGTGCGAGCGTCCACAATCTGCTTCCAAAGGTGCGCGGGGTTGCGTGGGATATGGATGCTCTGTGGCACCACCCGTGGGGCAACCGAAGGGAAGGCGgggtgcgcggcgcgcgagggaCCCGCCTCGGAGTGGGCCATGTTGTTGCGCGAAGATACAGGtggttgatgatgatgcGGGTGGTTGGTAGTGATAGCGCTGACGAcaggtggagggaggggaaCCTCACGTGGAGGTCACGTGAGTAACGGGGTTAGGTAATACAGCGTGGCCATATCCATTTTTCCGGATGCGATTCTCGGCGGTTGTTGTGCTTGGCAGAagttgagcttggcggaAGTTGGGCTTGGCGGAAGATGGATTCCGATGAGGTGTCCACACCATGCGAAGCGCGCCGTTGTCTACAAACGACAGCCTAGCTGCTGTCTGCCCCATGCGATCAACAGGTCTAAAGCGCGATGGGCGACATTGAAATTCGCTAAGCTACATGGTGCCTGTCTTGCATCGGCGAAATGAACGCTGACGGTGGTACGGCGTCAAGGAATGCCGAACGCGCAACCTGCTCAGCTGCAGCCTCTCCCGCCGGCAATCGCCATGTGCTCGTCTGAATCAGCATCCGGCGGGCGGTCAGCTCATGGAGTTCGTGATGTAACCGGCAAGGACTGGGTCAAGTGCCAACTCCATCTCCATTCCGCCCACGGCTATGAAATAGCAAACATAGACCGTACCGGCCTCCAGGCAGCCCTGCCTCTAGTAATTTGCATGCATGTCCTGTCATTCCATtcgcactcgcactcgcgctccgAAAGGAACGAGATTAAGAGACACTGCGATTAGCAGGTTAATAGGCGCACGCATGAAGTATCAACGTGATATTCAAAACAGACAAAGCAACATTAGATCAGTAACAAGGACACAGCCCGGTTGGCAGCCGGCTCCCCACCCCCCGGATGCGGCCTTGTCCGCCGAGCCTTGTTCGATGAACATAGTTGGCCAACGTGGCTGAGCGATATTGATGTAGTTTCACGGCACGTAAGCAATCGGCCGGAGCCGAAGGCCAGCTCCTGGGTTTCCATGCCGGTGCGGTGGCCGTGTGGCCGCGCAAGACCGCAAAACCGGCAACCAACCAACCGGACCTAGGTGGGCGGTCGTGGGCCCAGTACAATAAATGCTTGGCCCGTACTCGTCGACTCCCCATCATTGACTTGAACATACACCATGACGATCACCACGCCTATCACGGAGCTCTGTGAGTAATTGTGCTTTGTATAAGCCCGGAGCACAACGGCTAATATGCAGTTGGCATCCAGCACCccgtcctccttgccgGCATGAACGTCGCTGCGGGCCCCAGGCTTGCGGCGGCGGTTTCGAACGCTGGTGGCCTCGGTGTAATTGGCGGCGTTGGCTACACGTGAGTAGAGTGTGTGTGGGACTTGCAGTTTGCGTGCGAGATCTGGGTCTGTCGTTGAGAGCGATACCGAATATCGGCGGGGCCAAGTGCTTCGCCGGCGGTTATGACGGTTAGCCATCTCACGCTGAAATATCTGAGGTGGGGGGCCTTTGCCAGCTTCGCGGCGGTTGCGGGGGTCAGACGACCCTCTCAACGAGCGTGCTCTCCGACCTGCCACATTGTCGCActgctgacgccagcccCAAGCACCTCCGCGGCGTCATCAAGGAGATTAAGGAGGGACTCAACAGCCCTGACCTCCCCTTCGgtgtcgacctcctcctcccccagGTCGGCGGCTCGGCACGCAAGACTAACTACGACTACACCAAGGGCAACCTTGACGCTCTCATCGACGTTATcatcgaggagaaggccaagctctTTGTGTGCGCTGTCGGTGTGCCCCCCaagcacgtcgtcgacaagctccaCAAGCAcggcatcctcgtcatGAACATGATCGGCCACCCCAAGCACGCCGACAAGGCGCTCGCTGTCGGTGTCGACATTATCTGCGCACAGGGCGGTGAGGGTGGTGGCCACACTGGCTCGATCCCCACCTCGATCCTCATCCctgccgtcgtcgaccgcgtcaagggcaagaCCTCGCCCCTCACCGGCAAGCCCATCTacgtcgtcgctgccggTGGCATGGCTGacggccgcggcctcgccgccgccctcatGTGGGGCGCCCAGGCCGTCTGGGTCGGCACCCGTTTCGTCGCTTCGGTTGAGGCCGGCGCGCCCAAGAAGCACAAGGAGCTCATTCTTTCCGCCGACCACGGCGACACTAACACCACCCTCATTTACACCGGTCGTCCCCTCCGTGTTCGCCGTACCGACTACGTCAAGCAGTGGGAGGGCCGCCAGGACGAGATCAAGTCTCTCACCTCGCAAGGCAAGCTCCCtcacgaggtcgagctcagCAAGAAGCCCGAGCTCTCTCTTCCCGGTCGCCCATGGGTAAGTGCTCCCTTTCAACACTGTCTCCCTTTCTACACCTTTTTCTTTCTACATTGTCTCCCTTCCAACACTGTTTAAAGACGTCGCTAACAATCTGCTCATGGGAGACGTCGCGGCCACAATCACTACAGTGGAACCGGCCAAGAAGatcatcgacgagatggtGGCCACTGCGGAGGTGCAGATCAAGCGCGGACAGAGCTTCCTCACCGGCGCCAAGCTCTAATAACCCATGCGCGGGATAGACGGGCGTTGTAGGGCTATCTCCTAGTTGTTATGCAGTGATAAGTTTACCAACCGGTCTGATGCTGCAGAGGCGGACTGAGTACATGTACTGGCACAGGATTGGAGAGTGAAATGCGACGTGAAAGGCGATGATGCGATGATGCGATGAGGCAGGATGTACGCGATAGGTTAAATTGTTGTGGCAGTGCCACGAGCCTGTATTTGCTTGTCCCACTATAGTCCCCGCACCACTATGTTCGCCAGCGCTGATCGTCCTTGCGCTAATCCTCCTTGCACTACACCGCGGGCCCAGGACAAACCCCAAACAAACGCTCCAACGCCGATAGGAGTGTGGGCACCATGATACCAAGGAAGGATGAGAGAGTGGCTGGCAGCATCGATCTGTCTCTCGCACCTTTACAGCAGAGCTGTTCAGTTCGACGAAGGTCAGAATGCCAGCAAACCACCCCATGCATCTGACGCTCGCTCAGCAAAAATGTTTCACTGGATAATTGACGAGAGTGGGATTCGAACCCACGTCCGAAGACTGCGGATTTCTAACTAGTAGAAACCTGAACACAGCGCCTTAGACcactcggccatctcgccgaTGACATCTGAGATTTCCGGTAACACGTGTTACCGAAATGTTGGGTGCAGTTGCAAGACCAGGCAGTGAAGAGTTCTCTGCAACGTGCGGTGTGTTTGTGGCAAATGTATCATGCCTGAGTGTTGCATTGGATGATTGACATAGTCCAACGGGACACTCACCCCAGGCACAACGACATCTGTGGCACATGTCGGCCACACTGAAAGCTATCAACGTTTCTTGCATGAGGAGACGGACAAGGCAGCGTGATAGAGACCAAGACTACCAGTCAGAAGTTTGGTTCGTTGTACACTGCAGGTGCATGACATATTGCTACTCTGAAGCTGTGGACCCACTCGAAGTCCGCTGGGAGTGTTGGAACTGGAACCGTAAGTTGAATCGATGGAGTGACCAGTCTCTTGGCTTTGCCAATGGGTCGTCCCGCAGCTGCCGAGCAAGTCCGAGATCGACACGGCCTGACCTGCTGATCGACACATCTGAGCGGGCATCTCTTCCCGCCACAGCGAATGATCTGCGTGATCTGCGTGGCAGTAACGATGGCCACACCCACGTCGGAAGTCGCGTTTGAATACCAACACAGGTATACCGCTGTACTGGTACCTTGGGATTGAGACGGCTGTACCTTAGAGAACATCTGCTCTACCGTCTGACCCCACCAGCCGGCGGAAACTTGTGCCTGCTGAAATGACAGGAAACTCCAGAAAGCCCGTATCAGACACCGGAAGCCCATGGCTGGAGTCGCCTGAAGCATATCCCGGTGGTTACTGGAACGGTAGCCTGGAAACAGGCCGCTCTTGCCTCGCGCGCAGTCCAAGTTGAATTTCTGGAAAATAGGCAGCGAAATAATGGCAAGTGACGCGGTTGATGCGGTGCTGTCAGCTATCACCTGATTTGCAACGAGCAGGTCCAGATCCCACAGGTCATGTACAGAAGGTCTCTCGACGGCGTTTGCATACGACGCCTCGACGTAAACTGTCCATCCTTTACACCTACAGCAGACATCCGCCAGTTGGCAGAAGCCACTTGGATGGTCTTGAGCTGGTTGAGGCCCCAGGCCGATCCGTGTCGTCGTATCTGCTATCAGCTGCAAACCCTTATGGTCCTATGCTCCGCGGCATAG
Above is a genomic segment from Cutaneotrichosporon cavernicola HIS019 DNA, chromosome: 1 containing:
- a CDS encoding uncharacterized protein (Nitronate monooxygenase), with the protein product MTITTPITELFGIQHPVLLAGMNVAAGPRLAAAVSNAGGLGVIGGVGYTPKHLRGVIKEIKEGLNSPDLPFGVDLLLPQVGGSARKTNYDYTKGNLDALIDVIIEEKAKLFVCAVGVPPKHVVDKLHKHGILVMNMIGHPKHADKALAVGVDIICAQGGEGGGHTGSIPTSILIPAVVDRVKGKTSPLTGKPIYVVAAGGMADGRGLAAALMWGAQAVWVGTRFVASVEAGAPKKHKELILSADHGDTNTTLIYTGRPLRVRRTDYVKQWEGRQDEIKSLTSQGKLPHEVELSKKPELSLPGRPWKIIDEMVATAEVQIKRGQSFLTGAKL